In Dysidea avara chromosome 6, odDysAvar1.4, whole genome shotgun sequence, the genomic stretch GAGTGTTTCTCTTAGGCAATTTCTAAGCATATAAAATTGAAAGTTTTCAGGAAAAGTCACCACTCTGACTGTGTCCTGGATTTTTCTCTGCATTAGAATTTGGATGTTTAGATTCTGCATAAAAATTATTGAAGTTGAAGttgtatttttttgtatacACTACTTAACTGCTGCTGGTCTGTTGGTTGCCAGTAGCAACACGGCAGAACAGTGGTCACTACGTACCTGATACACATTTTAGTTGCGTAACTGTATCAGACACAGAGCGACACAATTGAAGCACGTAGCTTGATGCATAGTAATTTCTCGAGACCCATGAACAGCCTATGATCCTTGTATTCTTTTAACTACTGTTCACTTAAGATCTTCTCAAAATACACTATAAGTGTAAACAACTTTGTATGCTTACACTGTTTCATTGAGAGTTGAGACTATGCCCCTTTACTTGCAATCATATATTGTCATTTCTGTGTTTATGTGCTGACCTATATACCAACCCCACAGCTACCCTTGAgattaatacacacacacacacacacacacacacacacacacacacacacacacacacacacacacacacacacacacacacacacacacacattttcctACAGCTAATCAAGTTGAAGTCACCTAATAATTGTTGTACCGTGTGTAGCTACTACTGATCTGTACCCACACAAAATGGAAGATGCTACTTCATCCTAcatatttctgtgatatgttTGATATTGTTATAATGGCATggtttaaaatatttaattgtCATCTTTTGAATGTAACACTTAATTACGCTAATCCATTGTTCTCCACCAGTTGATTGGTAATAAAGGTCATCTAATAGATGTTTGCTTTCTCAGGTGTCACCTAGTAACACATCCCGTGACCCAGACAAAATATTACACATTTGCTTATACTTGTGAAACGCGTTCACTGTTTTGCAGagtaaaaaaaatatttagcCACTTCAAAAAGTTTGATCATTTAATCAATAGCATGTTTAGTTATTCTAATTTGGGATAACAACTCCACCTTGCCCTATATATTCTTCATTTTATATACCCTATATGCTGCATGTACTTATAGAAGTGCTAAAGTTTCTGTATGGATAGACCAGAGGAAACATATTTTGTGAAGTCCCACCAGGGGAGGTCCCATCTAATTcgtagtatactgtatataacTTTCTCACAATTGATGGTGACACAACTACTCCATACCAGTATAACCTGAGGTTACAAAATAAAATCTGTAGCTACAGGTTGATTTAATCGGATTTAATAGCTAGAAGAAAGCATGCACATAAGCAAACATGAGAAAATGTACACTTATTGGTCGACTTATGCATGCAAAGAATTTGGGATGGTTGGTTACTACATTTGTTGTTAACAAGCTTGTTCACACATTGCTACACCTATACTGTTTGAGACATGCCAACTTCATATCTGTGACCCCTGCAGTGTACAAATTAATCTTCCATACTTGTATAATGTGTTTACTACTTATTGATCACTCTTGTGTAATGACTTAACTACAACCACTTCAAACTATAGCATGAAGTATTTAATTGTTAAAATTTGTATTCAACACATTTTAATCACTCAAGTCGAAATTTTAATTGTGGTGATTATCACCAATTGGTCGAAGTGTTGCTGATGACAGGTTGATATTATAGTACTGCAGTGTTTAAGGCACAAATCCTTAGCATTATGAACAAATAGACCTACAACATTTACAACCATATTATACCCATAAAACTAACAATTTTTATTATGAGATAGTAAAAATTTGAGTATATAGCCATAACTTGCTAGCCTTTTAAAAAAGTCAAtctttacattttcttttactAGCTGTTGCATTGGGTGAGTGTTATCAAACATATACATGGCTTATCCTAAGAATATGTAATTTTGGGGGAGGAGGAGGGGGATTACTACATAGTAGAAGTTTTGGCGGTTTCAATTACCCCTAAAATGATTGTAGATTACTGGAAGATCACTTTGTAAACTGAAGCTGAAACTGTTGACCTAGACAAATCATGATACTTCAATGAAGTATTTATGCAGTAATAACACTGTTGCAAGTCTACTGTGCTGCTATCAGCAACCACCACTACAACTGTATGTATTAATTCTTATGAGCAAATATATTCAAGCATATACAAAACTCATTACATAAAGCACTTTTACTGTTGTACTTACTCAGTAACATGATTTTGTAGTTCAGTCATAACCTGTGTGGGTATACACAACATGTGTCTACACTGTCATCTAATAACTGTTGCTGTACCATCTGAAATTACTACTGATCTGTACCCACACAAAATGGAAGATGCTAATTCATCATAcatatttctgtgatatgttTGACATTGTTTAGTTATATTGGCGTGGATTAAATATTTGATTGTCAGCTTTTGAATGTAACACCCAGTGCCCCACCTGTTGATGGGTAACAAAGGTCAGTCAAGATAAGATTtgctatacataattatacttgaatttgaaaaatgattaCATTACTAAATCAATTTTTTTCTGGAGTAAGGATAATGTATTATGATGAAGCTCATATGGAAATACATCACACAATTTTCCTTATCAGAATGGTCTACCCATTTTTACCCACTTAGCTGATATTTGAGTTCCTACATGTCATAATCCACTAGCCCGTATAGAGCACTTAATCACATATACAAGGCTAACTGCCCTGTATATCTGGTAATTAGCTAAATTTATAAATAAGTgaaatacatacatagctacatgtgatGGTAATAGTTAAAGTGTACTTACAACTTGTTGCAAGCCCACACTACAGAACCATGTTAGCTAGAGCTGACCCTGACATGGAATACCTCTGTTATCCACTTCCTCTGATCCAGTCCATTTAACGAGATAAATATCTGCAGATTAGAGGTACGGTACTTATGCACTTAAATGGAACTTGCAGCTGGTTATGAAGTTGTGCATCTACAATTGCTAGCTTATAAgatgtgtttaacatgctacCTACACGACACAACACGGCAGATTACAGCATGCCCTACTcaaaccacccttccaccgcaccgaGCTCTATTCACAATACTTCACATGATAACTACATGGAAACATCACTTCACTTGAtcaacatacatgtatatacatacatacaactctTTGGGGGAGGTAGGGCAACCTAGGTGAGGCGTATATTGCTTGAAAAGGGGGGCAATGTGTGTTATCACTGTCACAGTTGCACATGCAAACCATATTTAGTGCCATCTTTGATGTAACTTAATATCGACATTAATAATGCCCAACAGTACCTACACCCAACAGTACCAATGCCCAAAGGTGCCTATGCCTAATTGTAACCACAACCAGTAGTACCTATACCCAACGGTACTTACAGCCCACAGTACCTACACCCAACATTACAACACTTTAGCATTACCAACATTTAGTCGCAGCGCACACTACAAAcattcagtcgcaacaaacattacaaacattcagtcgcaacaaacattaccaACATTTAATTGCAACAAACACTACAaacatttagtcgcaacaaacattacgaaCATTCAGTCGCAACAAATGTTACACACATTGCCACAAATAACCACATGTAATCGCAACACATAACCACATTTAGTTGCAACAAACACTGTACATATAATCGCAACATATAATCGCAACACATAACCCCATTTAGGCACATTTAGTCGCAGCAACCATAACCATAGTTTGAACATGGTATTTAATGGTGGATTGCAACAGTGATAACACATGCATCTTTGGACTATATTAGGTGTTACCTAAGTTCAGCAATTTGCGCCCAATTTCCCCACTCAGattaataattttacaaaaatattaaaatcATGACCACAAAAGGATATACTTTGCTGCTTGTCTCTCCTATACCCATCTGACTAAATTCTTGCCACGAATGTCAACTTCCATGTGCTTTTTATAAATCTGTACAGGATATACCTGACAAGTTTATTGTAAAGTTTACATTCAACACTTTTGACATGTTATTTTGTAAAATCACATCTAAACATCCCCAAAGTACAACTATTTATTGTCAATATTTACTGTACCGAGAGTTGCAGGCCTATTATATATGCAGAATACAAGTAACAGTAACTGTAGAATAGTGTACGTTCTCTCAACTGTCATATTTAACAGAACAGATAGTTCGGTGGGAGGAAACATCGGCAAACTTCTTGAGAGAAtgttgtagagaaatcacccaACACATCATTTGAGATGGAAATATTTGTTTTGGGGCAAGCATGATTGCTATACAGTAAACACACTACACCCTATAATAGTTGTAATACCAACTACAACATCCTATACACAACAAAACAGTTAACATTTAACACTTGCACCTGGAAGGATACGACACACCATCAATGGGATGTTACATATTGGAGTGCACAACTACATACAGATGCATCCCTAAAGGCCTGCTACACCTGGTACAAAATACAATAATAGCTaaacacaaatgcatgcatTATAAATAGTCACTCAATCTCTTAAAATCATCTGTTGATGTTACGTTGATTATACTTCTTTGGTTGGGAGTAAGATATTTAACAAATAACTAACTTTTGAATTTAACACCTTAAACGTATTCCACTGTTTGTGACATAAATAGTTACAAAGGTCATCCAGTTGCGTAGTTAGCTGCAACTATTCCATACAACCATGATCTGTTTTTAGTTCATAGGTCAGGCATTACTGTAGTAAACATGATTGGCATGACAATACAGGTAGGTAGTCTTAACACCTGAACATAACTGTGGTGGAAAAAAAATTACTACTCCAGTTCCCTTTACATTAGTAAGTCAGGataaattgtacctataaaagCATGCACATAATCTACTGTTGGTGTATCAGTGTAGGGATACGTAATCATGTATAGGTGATCACCATTACACAGATTATGATGcagtaaggtatatattatctatgcttttaGTTTTGCACCAGGGTTGTAtcatttccttttttttttagTGTTTTTCCCTCAACAATCTTAAAAATCAGTACAGTAGTGtacaaatatgtgactgaatttaggAAAATCACCCACGTGggtgtgcatgaaataattagaatttttatgtttagtgggttgataataagagcagggcacagttttaaaaatgtttcaagaattttctagtaatttaaggtattgagaatggcttaaaaccatcaaaaagtagatttgcactataaattttgtgatttgttcattaaatattttaggtgtcaaatgcacccatatggatgatttttcaaaattcggtcacatattcaCACTTCCACAACATGATTACAAATTAACACCCAAGTTAGCTTTCCATTTGCAACTCAGCAGATTTCACCTCCTGTGACTTCCTGTGACCCAGACGAAATACTACACACTTGTTCATGCTTGTGTAATGTGTTTACGATTTTGTACATTAATTACATGTCTTGTAGAATATATTTAGCCACTTCAAAAAAAGATCAATTAGTTGTTGAATTCCATGCAAGCCAATCAGCAGTTGTATATTATACAATGATTACTAGCAAAAATTCTTAGCAGGTTCTATTGTGGGATTAAAACTACACCACAAGGCAAGCAAAACTATATACTTTGCATGCATATCCAGCTACGAGTTGTCATAACAAGTTTAACTGTACTGAGTGTAGGATTAGCATGTTAAGATGGATTAATAAAAACTGATATCGTACCCCTGGTGGGACTTAACTATAACGTTAAACATTTACCACTTAATTTGAACTACTCATATAGAAATTTAACACTGACCAGTATGCAATATATTAGTTCATAATATCATCTGTAGATTTGACTAGGAGAGCCTTTAACCACTGTGCTTGGTACTATGTTAGTGGTCAACCAACACGTACATAGAATTTGGGATGGTTGGTTACTACATTTTTGTTATGAACAAGCTTGTTCACACACTGCTACATCTATATGGAAACACCAAATCCATATCTTCAAATTTGACCCCATACAGTGCACAAATTAATCTCCCATAATGTGTTTGACACATAATGATTACTGACTTACACAAAGCTAGTAAAGTATGAAGTCAATGTTTGGACTCATCACATTTCAAGCACTCAATAAATTCTCAGTGGCTACACCTTTTGTGAATCAATCTTGACAGCAGTGTTGGGCAtaatgtgttacataatatGATTACTTAATGTAGTAACACTGTAATATTAATGCGTTGCTTAACTAGTacgttactgtaatattattacctaacaaagtacctttatacattgtgtaatataacatattaccaagagtacataatattgctagttacttttaaactgaagtaatTACTGTAACGTGTTTCATCACAGTGGTGTAGTAATGAGTAATAAATAATATACTACTTTCattatttcacatcttttttcaccttgacctttttgggggccacaaatctttttttacagcttggctgttttggtttagataattcTTAGCTTTAAGTTTCTAATGGACTGGCCTACACAACAAAGTATTGTCTAATGTTTCATGCTTGTACAATATGTTTACGATATTCAATTTCAAGATTGCATTTTTTGCATTCAACACATTTAAAATATTTCAGTATTCCCACAGTGATATATAGTGCATCTAAGGCTACAGAGTTCAATGTAGGTTATGACTGAAATAAATAAACCATCAGCACATCAAAGTGTACCATATAGTGggtacatatgtgtgtgcatgcgtgcgtacaTATGTGTGTGGGTGTACCGGTGTGCGtgagtgtgtatatgtgtgcgtatgcgcatacatgcatgtgtgtgaggAGGGTTATGCCAAGATTATATTATACTAGTAATATACATAAAAGAGTCTGAACTCACAACTATATGTACTAGCTTATATGAATGCATATGACAATAGATACATACCACTTACGTATAAACAAATAAATTAGCCAATTATAATGTTGCTTTGGTATGTGTGACATGATAGAAATTGTAAGATATTCAAAGacagctctggtcagcctgggaatgactgtatgtggctgtacagctctgtggtgttgaataagtacctctgctgtaaatttcctggGTAATCATTATATTCGTATAACAATCACTAGCTATAGAGTACACAAAACATCTCCATTATACAAAGAACAGTCTGTCATAATGCAGTGATTTTCTTCTATGCAGGTACATATTTCTTAATGTCATACAACACTGCCACCAGTTTACAGGTAGTATAACCCCACTAAGAATCCTTTGTCCAACATCTTTACTATATCTCACTGTTCATATATACAGAATACTAGTTAATTGTGGTATACTCTTTAACATAATAGAGCATATCGTCGTAATTCACAGCTATATGTAATATATCACTCATACATTAGCTAAACATAATAATATCCAAGCATGAAATATCAAAATTCATTACACAACTTTTGGTATTTAACACATTTACGTATTTGCTATGATGGTGTTTCCCACACAATAATCTTTACTGTAGTTACTGATGAAACTTATCCACTACAAGGTTGTTTAATAATAGCTGTAATGTAATTCTCTACTCTGTAATGCTAACTGGAACTGTTGATATTTGATTTGTTTTTCACACTTCACAAAATATTATTGCAAACATTAAAGTTCAAAAATGGTAAATTCACGAACAAAATAAATGTTACATCAATGTGGTTTTAATCATGTATAAATAGCTTTGCAAACGATGAACTTTGCTGTTAACAGTTTGTATGACTGTTATACATACGTAGATATGTATTTGTTGTTTGTACCTGTTAATGTCACTACTTTTTTAAATTCCAGTAAACAATGATGATCACTTAGTGACATTTATTTGTTGGAAAAAATATAGTGACGTGCATTTATGTTTGAGCAGCTGTAGATAGTATTGGAATTGTTTCATATGTCCACAATTGTATAAATGGCAtatattacattgtacaccATGCACCTTGATTTTCCCCAGCTAATGTCTATTGTGTCAGAAAAACAGTTCGTTGCAACTAATATTAAAAAAATTGAAGACTTTACAAACTTTTGTAATGCGTATGTTTGATATTGTTTACTTGAAACTGTGTGGTACTAAATAAGTGTAGTTACTTTATATTTGAATACTTATTAGCCATCAGCTTATAAATACATTGTTTACACTAGTGCATGTGCTTCCCCCATTGGCAGCAATAATTGTACAATTataagtagtgttgcaccgatatgcatattttcacttttaccgataccgatgtttcactcattcctgtagccgatatgccgatatttaccgatattcttctattctgtaggtcaggggagaaggagcaaaaatcatctaaagtttatgtgCGTGTATAACATTAGttgaaataatttaattacttgcgtgggcggccaattctacaatgtttgctaccagtgtgccactaaccccttacatggaaatgaaggccaagtagttataaaacacctaagtcagcttctcaaacggagttttggtgggattccagaccctttccaaatagtgattggttgattgcgtgggcggccgataaatatacacagcctattatagccttgcagccacactattcacacataaacaagcctaaatagttataaacaggtacagcaaataaatgtttaccacttaccactgcattcactgctttcttttaatactgtcacatgtttattactgtcgttaatgattgattgtgggtttaggttatcgGCAAATAACTTCCTGtttgtagccgataccgatacttgcaaaatcaccttatatcggctgttaccgattattcaaccgattatcggtgcaactctaattATAAGTGCTCTATGACATGtggatgtgtgtgcatgcgtacgtGCGTAcgtgcatacatgcatgtgagACATACGTGCATGTGAGACATACGTGCATGTGAGAAAAAGCAAAAAAGGTGCAccaaatttaaatattttataaGGAAGCTACAGTGAGCATTTGATGGAAATTGTAAGTGACCGATAGAATTGCAAGATGAGAATGCTGTAGTCATTACTAATAAACAATATAGTTTACAACAAAAGATGAAGCCACacaaaacattttattagctacaACTTAAAAATAAATACCACTTAATAATTAATTGACACCTGTTAATTAATGGTTGGTTAATTTCTacacaaaaattatttatttaataactatttatttattaaatatttatttattatgcaGTACCAAACAATCCTTCACGTGATCCAGTTACGTATGAAAATTTAGCGAGTGTGCCACGCCTACAACACGACGTCAACTCCGCCTTTTATCCAAGCGACGAACAACACCGAGATTTGCCAGAAACATGGCGGTGAGCAAAGTAGCGTGGAAAGACATTGAGATCAACTTTATAGCGCCAATTTCCGATGATTTTATTTGTTCAGTGTGTTTATCACTTTTGTGTGAGCCTTGCCAATCGTCATGTTGTGGCCACCATTTTTGTGAAGCCTGTGTAGTGCAGGTACAGGAGAGTACTAATCAATGTCCACTGTGTAGAGAGACGCCGCTGAACATCACCATTGACAAATTTCACAAAAGGAGACTAGACCAGTTGGCAGTATACTGCCCACGCAAAAGTGAAGGGTGTTGGTGGAAAGGAGAACTTGGCAAGGTAGAAAAGCACCTTTCCACTGGTCAGTTGGAAGGAGAATGTCAATATGTCGAAGtgaagtgtatgctttgcagGCAAAATGTTTTGAGAGATATACTACACAGGCATATGAGTTACTCATGCCCCAACCGTACAGTTTCTTGCGAGTATTGCGGTTTAGAGTCCACTCATGAAAAAATCACCAAGCAGCACTTTACTGTATGCTCAAACTATCCTCTAGTGTGTCCAAATCACTGTTGTTCAGATATGATCCAACGTCATAAAATGTCTGATCATCTTGATGTGTGTCCTGAGCAAACAGTAGCTTGTACTTTCAGCGAAGCAGGTTGTGAGGAAAAGATGCTCCGTAAACAGCTTCAGCAACACTTAGAGACAAATGTAATCACACACCAAACATTGGCATGGAAAGCGCAGCAGAAGGAGATTATGGCTATGAAAGATGAGTTAACCGAGTTTAAGTTAAAAGCAGGCCAGGTTGACTACTGGATAAATGGTTTTCAAATGATGGCTGAGGAAGTAAAGAAAAACAATTGGGGAGTTTATCTCACCAATATGAGTAAACTTGTAACCAGCATGTCACCACCAGTGGCACCAATTATTATTCATCTGAAAATTAGTTCAGAATGGTCTCATTCTAAAATCTTTTATAGCCATTCTCGTGGCTATAAAATGCTTTTGTGTGCACGGCTGCATCAAACCGAAGGTTTTGTAGAAAAATTTACGAAAAAGGATAAAGGAATTGAAGTGCATTTTTGTACTGTTGAAGGTCAGTACGATAGCTCTCTTACTTGGCCTTATAAAGGAAAAGCCAATGTAACTCTCTTAAACAAGAGGGAAAATGCCAATCATATAACAAAGGCATATGCTTTCACTGCAAATAAATATTCTAGTGCTCCAattcaggttgatttgtttaatAGACAACTAATGGGTACTTATCCTGGTGGACCTATTTATCAGCATGTACCTCAATCATTGTTTGCCAATATACCACCCATTCCACCAGAGCAGCAACTTTATTCACAGCAGCCACCCCTATCAGGTTACTCTATACAAAATCCTTTTTCGGATCCAAGCCCTGCACCAATTGTGCAAAATTTTGGAGATCTTTTTAAGCAACGGCAACCAGATCCGGTTCCCTTTGAGGAAGCTGACCACTATCAAGCTAATCCTGTAAACAACAAtcacaaacaagtgcacaacaATTGTAGACCAGTTACACCTACCATTGTGCTCTCCGCGGGTACAGATGATGTTACTTATTCAGGGCATGCATGCTTCGAAGTGACTTTTAAATAACATCTAAGTGAAGTTCTATGCTTTTCGATCATACATATTATATCTTGTGTATAACAGTTTTTGGTATTGTACTATTGCATAGTTATGAATTAAAATACTAAGATGGTTGCATTGAAATTCAAGTTTATATCATCTGCAGAAATGCTATCCCATGCATTGGTCACCTTAAGTCATACAGAGAATTATGATCTTGACATTAATGCAGAAAAATTCCCACACTCATGATCCAAGGTGACTTGATACTCCAGCAACACTTCCTAGTATCTGGAACTTTCTCTGCTAACTTTATAATATGTATTGACTTCCTGCATGTTTTAATTACCTCAAGTTATGTGCTATACATGTAGAAACCTACTTGTACAAGAAAGCTGGTAAATATAGTTGCTTCTCAATTATATCAAAAATCATGCAATTACCTGTATGTTAAGTGGGATTAGCTATGTGGTGATGTCCActcttaatttaattttaatgtaaCTTCCAAGTATTTGACACAAACATGTTGTGCTATCTTAACATGTTAAGTGTATGCCATGGCGTCGCTACTATGAGAGCAGAGGTAATGCACAAGCAGCCAGCAGAGCATAATTATGGCACTGTTTTGCAAGGTTATAGAAGTTCCATCCATCACAATCATCACTGGCTGTGATTTCTCTCTGATCCCTGGCtggtagcatgcatgcatgattttTCCACCTATTCACAAATTTTTGAGTATTTTACACCCAATGGTCAAAAGAGTCAATGATATTAACATCAGTAAGCAGTTTACATGTAACTAATGCCAATAGAGACCACCATTACATTACTGTATTGCTATCAATATTATGGTGTTACACACTTGACATATTTGTACAGTGTTTGCATGAAAATTAATGGTCATTCTTGGTATAGCTAAAATTTGTTGTTGATTGCTTAATCACCACACCACTGAAAGAAACTCTATAGTACATACTGTGTTTGTACTACATTATAATTCTTAGCTTTAAGTTTGTAATGGACTGGCCTACACAACAAAGTATTGTCTAATGTTTCATGCTTGTGCAATATGTTTACGATACTCAATTTCAAGATTGCATTTTTTTTGCATTCAACACATTTAGTATTCCCACAGTGATATATGTGCATCTAAGGCTACTGATTTCAATGTAGGTTATGACTGAAATAAATAAACTACCAGCACATCAAAGTGTACCATATAGTGGGTACATGcgcgtgtgcatgcatgcgtgcatatgtgtgtga encodes the following:
- the LOC136257619 gene encoding TNF receptor-associated factor 6-like; the encoded protein is MAVSKVAWKDIEINFIAPISDDFICSVCLSLLCEPCQSSCCGHHFCEACVVQVQESTNQCPLCRETPLNITIDKFHKRRLDQLAVYCPRKSEGCWWKGELGKVEKHLSTGQLEGECQYVEVKCMLCRQNVLRDILHRHMSYSCPNRTVSCEYCGLESTHEKITKQHFTVCSNYPLVCPNHCCSDMIQRHKMSDHLDVCPEQTVACTFSEAGCEEKMLRKQLQQHLETNVITHQTLAWKAQQKEIMAMKDELTEFKLKAGQVDYWINGFQMMAEEVKKNNWGVYLTNMSKLVTSMSPPVAPIIIHLKISSEWSHSKIFYSHSRGYKMLLCARLHQTEGFVEKFTKKDKGIEVHFCTVEGQYDSSLTWPYKGKANVTLLNKRENANHITKAYAFTANKYSSAPIQVDLFNRQLMGTYPGGPIYQHVPQSLFANIPPIPPEQQLYSQQPPLSGYSIQNPFSDPSPAPIVQNFGDLFKQRQPDPVPFEEADHYQANPVNNNHKQVHNNCRPVTPTIVLSAGTDDVTYSGHACFEVTFK